From a region of the Tachysurus fulvidraco isolate hzauxx_2018 chromosome 5, HZAU_PFXX_2.0, whole genome shotgun sequence genome:
- the LOC113642674 gene encoding SAM pointed domain-containing Ets transcription factor isoform X1 → MEQAFLHTGLESLATHPHQEVMASPVRVPPDTALLQTARSFSSLSENSLAVLKTEDGTVETLELVDNKPRLDSTDRALPGLYLSCFDMLFTEDATWLVRVADSSASVASGHNPGPCPEPEQCPVIDSPGLGTEPLSPGLEEQVEERSLEQVQSLVVGEVLKDIETACKLLNITPDPVEWSSGNVQKWLLWTEHLYRLPQVGKAFQDLDGKDLCAMTEEDFRQRCPQCGDTLHAHLDIWKSAAWMKERCSLGECRITEREELWSEADSSCSGQPIHLWQFLKELLLKPHSYGRCIRWLNKEKGIFKIEDSAHVARLWGLRKNRPAMNYDKLSRSIRQYYKKGIIRKPDVSQRLVYQFVHPV, encoded by the exons gAGGTCATGGCTAGCCCAGTGCGGGTCCCCCCAGATACTGCCTTGCTCCAGACAGCACGCTCTTTCTCCAGTTTGTCCGAAAACTCTTTGGCTGTTTTGAAAACAGAAGATGGGACAGTGGAGACTCTGGAGCTGGTGGATAATAAGCCACGACTGGACAGTACTGATCGTGCCCTTCCAGGACTCTACCTGTCCTGTTTTGACATGCTGTTCACTGAAGATGCCACATGGTTGGTGAGAGTGGCGGACTCCTCTGCATCAGTCGCTAGTGGACATAATCCAGGACCATGTCCAGAGCCAGAACAGTGCCCTGTGATTGACAGTCCTGGATTAGGGACTGAGCCACTGTCCCCTGGTCTTGaagagcaggtggaggagagATCTTTGGAACAAGTACAGAGCCTTGTGGTGGGAGAAGTGCTAAAGGACATTGAGACAGCTTGTAAGCTGCTGAACATCACACCAG ATCCGGTGGAGTGGAGTAGTGGAAATGTTCAGAAGTGGCTGTTGTGGACAGAGCACCTATATCGACTCCCTCAGGTGGGCAAAGCATTTCAGGATCTGGATGGAAAAGACTTGTGTGCCATGACTGAGGAAGACTTTCGGCAGCGTTGTCCACAGTGTGGTGACACTCTCCACGCTCATCTAGATATATGGAAATCAG CTGCCTGGATGAAAGAGAGATGTTCATTGGGAGAGTGCAGAATCACAG agagagaagaattgTGGTCAGAAGCTGATTCTTCTTGCTCCGGTCAGCCAATCCATTTGTGGCAGTTTCTCAAAGAGCTCTTACTTAAACCACACAGCTATGGGCGCTGCATCCGCTGGCTCAATAAAGAGAAAG GTATTTTCAAAATTGAAGATTCTGCTCATGTAGCACGACTCTGGGGTCTGAGGAAGAACCGGCCAGCAATGAACTACGACAAGCTTAGCCGCTCCATAAGGCAGTACTACAAAAAGGGAATCATTCGCAAACCAGATGTGTCTCAGAGACTGGTCTATCAGTTTGTCCACCCAGTATAA
- the LOC113642674 gene encoding SAM pointed domain-containing Ets transcription factor isoform X2, with the protein MASPVRVPPDTALLQTARSFSSLSENSLAVLKTEDGTVETLELVDNKPRLDSTDRALPGLYLSCFDMLFTEDATWLVRVADSSASVASGHNPGPCPEPEQCPVIDSPGLGTEPLSPGLEEQVEERSLEQVQSLVVGEVLKDIETACKLLNITPDPVEWSSGNVQKWLLWTEHLYRLPQVGKAFQDLDGKDLCAMTEEDFRQRCPQCGDTLHAHLDIWKSAAWMKERCSLGECRITEREELWSEADSSCSGQPIHLWQFLKELLLKPHSYGRCIRWLNKEKGIFKIEDSAHVARLWGLRKNRPAMNYDKLSRSIRQYYKKGIIRKPDVSQRLVYQFVHPV; encoded by the exons ATGGCTAGCCCAGTGCGGGTCCCCCCAGATACTGCCTTGCTCCAGACAGCACGCTCTTTCTCCAGTTTGTCCGAAAACTCTTTGGCTGTTTTGAAAACAGAAGATGGGACAGTGGAGACTCTGGAGCTGGTGGATAATAAGCCACGACTGGACAGTACTGATCGTGCCCTTCCAGGACTCTACCTGTCCTGTTTTGACATGCTGTTCACTGAAGATGCCACATGGTTGGTGAGAGTGGCGGACTCCTCTGCATCAGTCGCTAGTGGACATAATCCAGGACCATGTCCAGAGCCAGAACAGTGCCCTGTGATTGACAGTCCTGGATTAGGGACTGAGCCACTGTCCCCTGGTCTTGaagagcaggtggaggagagATCTTTGGAACAAGTACAGAGCCTTGTGGTGGGAGAAGTGCTAAAGGACATTGAGACAGCTTGTAAGCTGCTGAACATCACACCAG ATCCGGTGGAGTGGAGTAGTGGAAATGTTCAGAAGTGGCTGTTGTGGACAGAGCACCTATATCGACTCCCTCAGGTGGGCAAAGCATTTCAGGATCTGGATGGAAAAGACTTGTGTGCCATGACTGAGGAAGACTTTCGGCAGCGTTGTCCACAGTGTGGTGACACTCTCCACGCTCATCTAGATATATGGAAATCAG CTGCCTGGATGAAAGAGAGATGTTCATTGGGAGAGTGCAGAATCACAG agagagaagaattgTGGTCAGAAGCTGATTCTTCTTGCTCCGGTCAGCCAATCCATTTGTGGCAGTTTCTCAAAGAGCTCTTACTTAAACCACACAGCTATGGGCGCTGCATCCGCTGGCTCAATAAAGAGAAAG GTATTTTCAAAATTGAAGATTCTGCTCATGTAGCACGACTCTGGGGTCTGAGGAAGAACCGGCCAGCAATGAACTACGACAAGCTTAGCCGCTCCATAAGGCAGTACTACAAAAAGGGAATCATTCGCAAACCAGATGTGTCTCAGAGACTGGTCTATCAGTTTGTCCACCCAGTATAA
- the pacsin1b gene encoding protein kinase C and casein kinase substrate in neurons protein 1 isoform X1, with product MVKSTLLHLSTFVSLFCQFHSMSGNYDESLVSDETTDSFWEVANYKRTVKRIDDGHRLCNDMMSCIQERAKIEKAYSQQLTDWSKRWRQLVERGPQYGSVERAWIAMMNETDKVSDLHQDIKNILVNVDMEKVKNWQKDSYHKQIMGSFKETKEAEEGFRKAQKPWAKKLKEVETAKKAYHMACKEEKIASSREANSKGEASSTTADQQKKFQEKLDKCKSEVQKAKEKYVKTLDELSNCTPQYVENMELVFEQCQQFEERRLAFFREVLLDIKRHINLTENQSYATVYKELERTITSASPQEDLRWFNNNHGPGMHMNWPQFEEYNPDLSHAISKKEKVKKNHDGVTLTHVMTVGDQHSSPQVENRSSVSSYEKTQAYSAEWSDEEQAAAETNGGNNPFEEERSQGVRVRALYDYEGQEQDELSFRVGDELTKLEDEDDQGWCKGRLDDGRLGLYPANYVEPI from the exons ATGGTGAAATCCACTCTGCTGCATTTATCTACATTCGTGAGTTTGTTCTGCCAATTTCACAGCATGTCGGGTAACTACGATGAGAGTCTGGTGTCCGATGAGACCACAGACAGTTTCTGGGAG GTTGCAAACTACAAGCGTACAGTAAAGCGCATCGATGACGGTCACCGGCTCTGCAATGACATGATGAGTTGCATTCAAGAGCGTGCCAAAATAGAGAAGGCATATTCACAGCAGCTAACAGACTGGTCCAAGAGATGGAGACAGCTAGTGGAAAGAG GGCCACAGTATGGCTCAGTAGAGAGGGCCTGGATCGCAATGATGAATGAAACAGATAAAGTGAGTGATCTTCACCAGGACATAAAGAACATTCTTGTAAATGTGGACATGGAGAAAGTGAAAAACTGGCAGAAAGACTCATACCACAAGCAAATTATGGGAAGCTTTAAGGAGACTAAAGAGGCAGAGGAAGGCTTCAGAAAGGCTCAAAAACCATGGGCCAAAAAGCTTAAAGAG GTGGAGACAGCAAAGAAAGCATACCATATGGCCTGCAAGGAAGAGAAGATTGCCTCCAGTCGAGAAGCCAACAGCAAGGGAGAAGCATCATCTACCACTGCAGACCAGCAGAAAAAGTTCCAGGAGAAGTTGGACAAATGCAAAAGTGAAGTTCAGAAG GCCAAAGAGAAATATGTGAAGACTTTGGATGAGCTGAGCAATTGTACACCACAGTATGTGGAAAACATGGAGCTGGTGTTTGAACAGTGCCAGCAGTTTGAGGAGAGGAGACTGGCTTTCTTCAGGGAGGTGCTTCTGGATATCAAACGTCATATTAACCTCACAGAGAACCAAAG CTATGCCACAGTTTACAAGGAGCTTGAACGAACTATCACCTCTGCCAGTCCTCAAGAAGACCTCAGGTGGTTCAACAACAACCATGGCCCAGGCATGCACATGAATTGGCCGCAGTTTGAG GAATATAACCCAGATCTCAGTCATGCTAtcagcaagaaagaaaaagtgaaaaagaaccATGATGGTGTTACACTCACCCATGTCATGACTGTTGGGGATCAACACTCATCACCACAGGTTGAAAACCGTAGCAG CGTGAGCAGTTATGAAAAGACTCAGGCCTACTCGGCAGAGTGGTCAGATGAAGAGCAGGCCGCTGCAGAGACCAACGGAGGCAACAACCCATTTGAGGAGGAAAGGAGCCAAGGAGTGCGAGTCAGGGCACTATATGATTATGAAGGGCAAGAACAAGATGAGCTCAGCTTCAGAGTAG GTGATGAACTAACTAAGctagaagatgaagatgatcaAGGATGGTGTAAAGGAAGACTGGATGACGGGCGGCTTGGACTGTACCCAGCCAATTATGTTGAGCCTATTTAG
- the pacsin1b gene encoding protein kinase C and casein kinase substrate in neurons protein 1 isoform X2, producing MVKSTLLHLSTFVSLFCQFHSMSGNYDESLVSDETTDSFWEVANYKRTVKRIDDGHRLCNDMMSCIQERAKIEKAYSQQLTDWSKRWRQLVERGPQYGSVERAWIAMMNETDKVSDLHQDIKNILVNVDMEKVKNWQKDSYHKQIMGSFKETKEAEEGFRKAQKPWAKKLKEVETAKKAYHMACKEEKIASSREANSKGEASSTTADQQKKFQEKLDKCKSEVQKAKEKYVKTLDELSNCTPQYVENMELVFEQCQQFEERRLAFFREVLLDIKRHINLTENQSYATVYKELERTITSASPQEDLRWFNNNHGPGMHMNWPQFEEYNPDLSHAISKKEKVKKNHDGVTLTHVMTVGDQHSSPQVENRSSVSSYEKTQAYSAEWSDEEQAAAETNGGNNPFEEERSQGVRVRALYDYEGQEQDELSFRVMN from the exons ATGGTGAAATCCACTCTGCTGCATTTATCTACATTCGTGAGTTTGTTCTGCCAATTTCACAGCATGTCGGGTAACTACGATGAGAGTCTGGTGTCCGATGAGACCACAGACAGTTTCTGGGAG GTTGCAAACTACAAGCGTACAGTAAAGCGCATCGATGACGGTCACCGGCTCTGCAATGACATGATGAGTTGCATTCAAGAGCGTGCCAAAATAGAGAAGGCATATTCACAGCAGCTAACAGACTGGTCCAAGAGATGGAGACAGCTAGTGGAAAGAG GGCCACAGTATGGCTCAGTAGAGAGGGCCTGGATCGCAATGATGAATGAAACAGATAAAGTGAGTGATCTTCACCAGGACATAAAGAACATTCTTGTAAATGTGGACATGGAGAAAGTGAAAAACTGGCAGAAAGACTCATACCACAAGCAAATTATGGGAAGCTTTAAGGAGACTAAAGAGGCAGAGGAAGGCTTCAGAAAGGCTCAAAAACCATGGGCCAAAAAGCTTAAAGAG GTGGAGACAGCAAAGAAAGCATACCATATGGCCTGCAAGGAAGAGAAGATTGCCTCCAGTCGAGAAGCCAACAGCAAGGGAGAAGCATCATCTACCACTGCAGACCAGCAGAAAAAGTTCCAGGAGAAGTTGGACAAATGCAAAAGTGAAGTTCAGAAG GCCAAAGAGAAATATGTGAAGACTTTGGATGAGCTGAGCAATTGTACACCACAGTATGTGGAAAACATGGAGCTGGTGTTTGAACAGTGCCAGCAGTTTGAGGAGAGGAGACTGGCTTTCTTCAGGGAGGTGCTTCTGGATATCAAACGTCATATTAACCTCACAGAGAACCAAAG CTATGCCACAGTTTACAAGGAGCTTGAACGAACTATCACCTCTGCCAGTCCTCAAGAAGACCTCAGGTGGTTCAACAACAACCATGGCCCAGGCATGCACATGAATTGGCCGCAGTTTGAG GAATATAACCCAGATCTCAGTCATGCTAtcagcaagaaagaaaaagtgaaaaagaaccATGATGGTGTTACACTCACCCATGTCATGACTGTTGGGGATCAACACTCATCACCACAGGTTGAAAACCGTAGCAG CGTGAGCAGTTATGAAAAGACTCAGGCCTACTCGGCAGAGTGGTCAGATGAAGAGCAGGCCGCTGCAGAGACCAACGGAGGCAACAACCCATTTGAGGAGGAAAGGAGCCAAGGAGTGCGAGTCAGGGCACTATATGATTATGAAGGGCAAGAACAAGATGAGCTCAGCTTCAGA GTGATGAACTAA